TGCTTGCCCTGGGCGATGCACTCGAGCGCCACCCGGGCGCCGTGCTCCACGGCGCCGGTGACGTCCACGACCACGTCCACGCAGTGAGCGCGCGTCGCCGTGGTGGGGTCGGAGGTCACGGCGGGGACGCCCGCGGCCGCCGCCCGGTCGAGCGCGGCAGGGCTGTCCACCTCGCGGACCCGGTCGATCCCCGCCTCGGCGAACGCCCGGACGCCCTGCTCGGGCCGGCGCGCGACGATCACGGAGACCCGCATGCCGGGGACGGAGTTGACGATCTGGTTGACCAGCCCGCGGCCCATGAACCCGGCCCCGACGATCGCGACCCGCACGGGCCGGCCGTCCACGTGGCGCTGGCGGAGCAGGGTGTCGACGACGATCACAAGGCCACCTGCTCCCCGACGAGCGGCCACGACGCGTCCTTGGCCGAGATCGTCGTCACCGGCAGCGGCCAGCTGATCGCGAAGGCCTCGTCGTCGTGCCGGAACCCCTGCTCGGCCCCCGGCACGTACGGCCCGCTGACCTGGTAGACGACCTCGGTGTCGTCGACCAGGGTCTGGTACCCGTGGGCGACGTACGGCGGGACGAACAGCGCGGTGCGGTTCCGCGCGCTCAGCTCGACCATCGCGTGGCGCCCGTACGTGGGGGAGTCGGGCCGGACGTCCACCGCGACGTCCACGATCGCCCCCGCGGTGCACCGCACGAGCTTGCCCTCGGCGTGCGGCGGGACCTGCCGGTGCATGCCGCGCACGGTGCCCGCGCGGTGGTTGAACGACACGTTGGCCTGCGCCACGTGCGGGTCGAGCCCGTGGCGGCCGAACTCGGTGGCGTCGAAGGTGCGGGCGAAGAAGCCGCGCTCGTCGGCGCGCGGCTCGAGCTCGACGATCAGCACCCCCTCGACCGCGGTGCTCGTGTACCTCACAGCGCCCCCGTCCAGAACAACCGCTCGTCCACCTGGCCGGTCTTGATCAGGTGCTCGATCTGCTTGAGCCGGGTGTGACCGCGCCCGGTGAAGACCTCGTGGTCGAGGTCCACGGCGGCGAAGACCCGGTGCAGCTGCGCGGCGCCCGCGGCCACGTCCCAGTCAGCGTCGTAGCCGGGCAGCACCGCGCGGATCTTCTCGAACGAGACCCGGTAGCTGCGGTTGTCCGCGCTCGGCGGCCCGAACGCGAGCTCGCAGCCAGGGAACTTGTCCGCAACGGCCTCGGCGATCTGGCGGACGGTGCGGGTGTTGCGCTCGCTGCCGACGTTGAGCACCTGCCCGTGCACGGCCTCGCGCGGCGCGTCGAGCACGGCCCGCACCGCCTTGGCGATGTCGAGGCCGTGCACCAGGGGGCGCCACGGCGTCCCGTCGCTGGTCATCGCGATCCGGTGCGTGGTCCAGGCGAGGCCCGCGAGGTTGTTCAGCACGATGTCGAACCGCATCCGGGGCGAGGCGCCGAACGCCGTCGCGTTGCGCAGGAACGTGGGGCTGAACGAGTCGTCGGCGAGCGCGCTCACGTCGCGCTCGACGAGCGCCTTGCATCGGGCGTACGCCGTCTGCGGGTCGATCGGGCTCTCCTCGTCGACCACGCCCTGGGCGACGCCATAGACGCTGCACGAGGACATGTGCACGAACCGCTCGACGCCGGCCGCCTTGGCGGCGCGGGCCAGGCGGACCGTGCCGTGGTGGTTGATGTCGGCGGTGACCTCGCCGATGAGGTCGCCGATCGGGTCGTTCGACAGCTCGGCCAGGTGCACGACGGCGTCGTGGCCCGCCAGGTCCTCCGGCGTGACGTGGCGGACGTCCTTGACCAGCGTGCGGGGTTGCTCCCCGGCGGTGTGGCACAGCCAGCCCGACCGGTAGAACCCGGTGTCCAGGCCTGTGACCTGGTCGCCCCGCGCGATCAGCGTGGGCGCCAGCAGGCTGCCGAGGTATCCCTCGCTCCCTGTGACCAGGACGCGCATGCTCAGTCCTCCCACGTCTTCCAGGGCGCGCGGCCGCTGTCCCAGAGGCTGTTCAGCTCGGTCCAGTCGCGGAACGTGTCCATGCCCATCCAGAACCCCTCGTGCTCGTAGACGGAGAGCTCGCGATCGCGGGCCAGCTGCTGCAGGGGCGTGCTCTCGAGCATCACGGCGGGGTCGTCGTCGAGGTACTTGTCGACGAACTCGCGCTCGAACAGGAAGAAGCCGCCGTTGACCCAGCCGTCGGCGAGGGTGGGCTTCTCGTTGAACTCCACGACGGTGGCGCCCTCGACCCGCATCTCGCCGTAGCGGCTCGAGGGGTGCACGCCGGTCAGCGTGCCCAGCCGGCCGTGGGCGAGGTGGTGCGCGACGGCGGCGGAGATGTCCACGTCGCTGATGCCGTCGCCGTACGTCAGGGCGAAGCGGTCGGTGTCGAGGTGCGCGGCGACGCGACGGATCCGGGCCGCGGTGCCGGTGGTGAGGCCGGTCTCGACGAACGTGATCTCCCAGTCCTCGTCGCCGGCGGTGTTGTGGAACACCGCCGCCTGCGGGCGGCGCAGGTCGAGCGTGAAGTCCGAGGTCAGGTGGTGGTAGTCGAGGAAGTACTGCTTGATCAGGTCGCTCTTGTACCCGAGGGCCAGCACGAACCTGCGGAACCCGTGGTGGCCGTAGGCCTTCATGATGTGCCAGAGGATGGGGCGGCCGCCGATGTCGACCAGCGGCTTGGGCAGCTTCTCGCTCGCCTCGCGCAGGCGGGTCCCCATTCCCCCGCACAAGATGACGACGGGAATCTGGGCGGGATCGGCGCTCATGAGGCCTCCTAGCGGCAGGCGGGCGGGCGTGCGCAACGGCACGAGAGTACCGGGCCGTTTGCTATCAAATCATGCCCGAGCGGATGAAAACGGACAGACGCGCCCCGTCCCTCTTGACCCCCCTGACCGGGCAGGATGACGATTTGTCTGGTTCGCGGCCTTCGTGCCGCGTCCGCACACGGATGTGAACCTCGCCTCGCGCTCGACGCGGCGTGGCCGTGCGACAACCGGGGGATGACGATGGGAGTGCCGGATGGCGAGGTCGACCTGTCGGTGGTGATCGCGGCCTTCGACGCCGCGGCGACGCTGCCGGAGCAGCTGGCCGCGCTCGCGGGCCAGCGCACGAGCTGCGCCTGGGAGGTGGTCCTCGCCGACAACGGGTCGCGCGACGGCACCGTCAACGCGGCGCTCGCCTTCGCCACACGCCTGCCCGCGCTCCGGGTCGTCGACGCGTCGGCGCGCCGGGGCCCGGCGGCAGCGCGGAACGCCGGGGTCCGCGCTGCCCGGGGTCGGCACGTGGTCTTCTGCGACGCCGACGACGTGGTCGGCGAGGGCTGGCTGCAGGCGATGCACGAGGCCCTGCGCCGCCACGACTTCGTGGCCGGGCGGCTCGACGGGCGGCGCCTCAATGCGCCCGACGTGCGGGCGTCACGCACCCTGCCGCAGTCCCGCGGACTGCAGGAGTCCGCGCTGCTTCCGGGGCTGTGGCACGCGGGCGCC
The sequence above is a segment of the Cellulomonas chengniuliangii genome. Coding sequences within it:
- a CDS encoding NAD-dependent epimerase/dehydratase family protein; amino-acid sequence: MRVLVTGSEGYLGSLLAPTLIARGDQVTGLDTGFYRSGWLCHTAGEQPRTLVKDVRHVTPEDLAGHDAVVHLAELSNDPIGDLIGEVTADINHHGTVRLARAAKAAGVERFVHMSSCSVYGVAQGVVDEESPIDPQTAYARCKALVERDVSALADDSFSPTFLRNATAFGASPRMRFDIVLNNLAGLAWTTHRIAMTSDGTPWRPLVHGLDIAKAVRAVLDAPREAVHGQVLNVGSERNTRTVRQIAEAVADKFPGCELAFGPPSADNRSYRVSFEKIRAVLPGYDADWDVAAGAAQLHRVFAAVDLDHEVFTGRGHTRLKQIEHLIKTGQVDERLFWTGAL
- the rfbF gene encoding glucose-1-phosphate cytidylyltransferase; protein product: MSADPAQIPVVILCGGMGTRLREASEKLPKPLVDIGGRPILWHIMKAYGHHGFRRFVLALGYKSDLIKQYFLDYHHLTSDFTLDLRRPQAAVFHNTAGDEDWEITFVETGLTTGTAARIRRVAAHLDTDRFALTYGDGISDVDISAAVAHHLAHGRLGTLTGVHPSSRYGEMRVEGATVVEFNEKPTLADGWVNGGFFLFEREFVDKYLDDDPAVMLESTPLQQLARDRELSVYEHEGFWMGMDTFRDWTELNSLWDSGRAPWKTWED
- the rfbC gene encoding dTDP-4-dehydrorhamnose 3,5-epimerase; this encodes MRYTSTAVEGVLIVELEPRADERGFFARTFDATEFGRHGLDPHVAQANVSFNHRAGTVRGMHRQVPPHAEGKLVRCTAGAIVDVAVDVRPDSPTYGRHAMVELSARNRTALFVPPYVAHGYQTLVDDTEVVYQVSGPYVPGAEQGFRHDDEAFAISWPLPVTTISAKDASWPLVGEQVAL